One Trichosurus vulpecula isolate mTriVul1 chromosome 7, mTriVul1.pri, whole genome shotgun sequence genomic region harbors:
- the LOC118856196 gene encoding glutathione S-transferase alpha-4-like isoform X2 yields MKLTQSRAILSYLAAKYNLYGKDLKETALINMYTNGISDLMVLIMAHFFKPPEEKEKEIKFILEKAKNRYFPVFEKVLKNPGQDYLVGNKFSWADIHLLEVVLMVEELCATALSEFPLLQAFKTRISNIPTIKKFLQPGSQRKPPPDDHYVTTVRKILQF; encoded by the exons ATGAAACTCACCCAAAGTCGAGCCATTCTTAGCTACCTGGCTGCTAAATACAACCTGTATGGGAAGGACCTGAAAGAAACAGCATT GATTAACATGTATACAAATGGCATCTCAGACCTGATGGTTTTGATTATGGCGCATTTTTTCAAGCCAcctgaagaaaaggagaaggagattaAATTTATCCTGGAGAAAGCCAAAAATCGATATTTCCCTGTCTTTGAAAAG GTTTTGAAAAACCCTGGACAGGATTATCTGGTTGGCAACAAATTTAGTTGGGCCGACATTCACCTGCTGGAAGTTGTTTTGATGGTAGAAGAATTATGTGCTACTGCGCTCTCTGAGTTTCCACTGCTACAG GCATTTAAAACAAGAATCAGCAACATCCCtacaattaagaaattccttcaGCCTGGTAGTCAGAGGAAACCCCCACCAGATGACCACTATGTGACTACTGTGAGGAAGATTCTACAGTTTTAA